The Novosphingobium kaempferiae genome includes a window with the following:
- a CDS encoding ATP-binding protein, producing MAPARRTDVLVVVVALVLSALLVWVVSGDTLLMTVFLAALAAFGAGAWALSRRRPAAAEVEFAQPDWSVTVAGIERPDMAIAVTDRAGRLTCANTSFESWFGPASAPPSLPVVPASLERLADATRRAWRDGHGTAEIVNEDGAHWRADVRRTGRGDDFLVWRITPVGTSDPVGELVVQLDGKLGRGLSKAGIAAALVDPDGTIRAASAGFAMRATGDAHADMTGADFVALLNQEEGERIGWARDGGRGGALVLYHVPVTDPDRSDDADPNTTPSLMLVVEASHGIGTGGGGTGSAPHLEALLSQLPLGLAMADRDGRLLFANPAFMRAAGHEGQEPPTYPTDLVVKEDKRALSEAIRRFAQGPAAAGDLAIRLTSQPEDPVSLSLAGVRGLGEAAVLLGLTDTSEEMRLKRQVAQATKMQAVGQLAGGVAHDFNNVLTAILGTCDLMLMRHTPGDSDYDDIQQIRANSNRAASLTRQLLAFSRQQTLRPEVLQLPDVVADVSQMLRRLIGEKIQLSVTHDRDLGPVRADPTQLEQVIVNLCVNARDAMQSRGDGSGRLALATRRVTTTDVRAMRSEIIPAGEYTALIVEDTGGGIPPEILGKIFEPFFTTKEQGKGTGLGLSTVYGIVKQSGGFIFAESEVGKGTRFTVYLPVHHAAPGSVAEKAITAPEPPPTQWAGGGSILLVEDEDPVRIVAERALTRQGYQVTCARDGEEGLELVQEGGKFDLVVSDVVMPTLDGPAMAREIRRFAPDLPVLFMSGYAEEQLRKQIGIANAWFMPKPFSVQQLSEKVGEVLARTAQG from the coding sequence ATGGCGCCGGCCCGCCGGACCGACGTGCTGGTCGTTGTCGTTGCTCTCGTGCTGAGTGCGCTGCTGGTATGGGTCGTCTCCGGCGACACCCTGCTGATGACGGTGTTTCTTGCCGCGCTCGCCGCTTTCGGTGCAGGCGCGTGGGCGCTGTCGCGGCGTCGTCCGGCGGCTGCCGAAGTCGAGTTCGCGCAGCCCGACTGGTCGGTCACGGTCGCCGGGATCGAGCGTCCCGACATGGCGATCGCGGTCACCGATCGCGCGGGCCGGCTGACGTGCGCCAACACCAGCTTCGAAAGCTGGTTCGGCCCCGCCAGCGCTCCGCCGAGCCTTCCGGTCGTTCCGGCCTCGCTCGAACGCCTTGCCGACGCCACCCGTCGCGCCTGGCGCGACGGGCACGGTACTGCCGAGATCGTCAACGAGGATGGCGCCCACTGGCGCGCCGACGTGCGCCGCACCGGACGCGGTGACGACTTCCTCGTCTGGCGCATCACCCCGGTCGGGACGAGCGATCCGGTAGGGGAACTCGTCGTGCAACTTGACGGCAAGCTCGGTCGCGGTCTTTCCAAGGCAGGAATTGCTGCGGCTCTCGTCGATCCCGATGGCACCATCCGTGCCGCCAGCGCCGGTTTCGCCATGCGCGCGACCGGTGATGCTCACGCTGACATGACCGGCGCCGATTTCGTCGCGCTGCTCAACCAGGAAGAGGGCGAACGCATCGGCTGGGCGCGCGACGGCGGGCGCGGCGGGGCGCTGGTGCTCTATCACGTCCCCGTCACCGACCCCGATCGCAGCGACGACGCCGATCCCAACACGACGCCTTCGCTCATGCTGGTGGTCGAGGCCTCGCACGGCATCGGCACGGGCGGCGGCGGTACCGGCTCGGCCCCGCATCTCGAAGCGCTGCTCAGCCAGCTTCCGCTTGGCCTCGCCATGGCGGATCGCGACGGACGCCTGCTCTTCGCCAACCCTGCCTTCATGCGTGCTGCGGGCCATGAAGGGCAGGAGCCGCCGACCTACCCGACCGACCTCGTCGTGAAGGAGGACAAGCGCGCGCTGTCCGAAGCTATCCGCCGCTTCGCGCAAGGCCCTGCCGCTGCGGGCGATCTCGCCATCCGATTGACCAGTCAGCCGGAGGATCCCGTTTCGCTCAGCCTCGCGGGTGTGCGTGGGCTGGGCGAGGCGGCGGTGCTGCTCGGCCTGACCGATACTTCGGAAGAAATGCGCCTCAAGCGGCAGGTCGCACAGGCCACCAAGATGCAGGCTGTCGGCCAGCTTGCGGGCGGTGTGGCGCATGACTTCAACAACGTGCTCACCGCGATCCTCGGCACCTGCGACCTCATGCTGATGCGCCATACGCCGGGCGATTCGGACTACGACGACATCCAGCAGATCCGTGCCAACTCCAACCGCGCGGCCTCGCTGACCCGCCAGCTACTCGCCTTCTCGCGTCAGCAGACCCTGCGTCCCGAGGTATTGCAGCTTCCTGACGTGGTGGCGGATGTATCGCAGATGCTGCGCCGCCTGATCGGCGAGAAGATCCAGCTTTCGGTCACGCATGACCGCGATCTCGGCCCCGTCCGCGCAGACCCGACGCAGCTGGAACAGGTCATCGTCAATCTCTGTGTCAATGCGCGCGACGCCATGCAATCGCGCGGTGACGGCTCCGGTCGCCTGGCGCTGGCCACCCGCCGCGTCACCACCACCGACGTGCGCGCCATGCGCTCGGAGATCATCCCGGCGGGCGAGTACACCGCGCTTATCGTCGAGGATACCGGCGGTGGCATCCCCCCCGAAATCCTCGGCAAGATCTTCGAGCCGTTTTTCACGACGAAGGAACAGGGCAAGGGCACCGGCCTTGGCCTCTCGACCGTCTACGGCATCGTCAAGCAGTCCGGCGGTTTCATCTTCGCTGAGAGCGAAGTGGGCAAGGGGACGCGCTTCACCGTCTACCTTCCTGTCCATCATGCCGCACCCGGCAGCGTCGCCGAGAAGGCGATCACCGCACCCGAACCTCCACCGACGCAATGGGCGGGCGGCGGCTCGATCCTGCTGGTCGAGGACGAGGATCCTGTCCGCATCGTCGCCGAACGCGCGCTCACCCGGCAGGGCTATCAGGTCACCTGCGCCCGCGATGGCGAGGAGGGGCTGGAACTGGTGCAGGAGGGCGGGAAGTTCGACCTCGTCGTCTCGGACGTGGTCATGCCGACGCTCGACGGTCCTGCGATGGCGCGCGAGATTCGCCGCTTCGCCCCTGACCTGCCGGTGCTGTTCATGTCGGGCTACGCCGAGGAGCAGTTGCGCAAGCAGATCGGCATCGCCAACGCATGGTTCATGCCCAAACCGTTTTCGGTCCAGCAACTCTCTGAAAAAGTCGGGGAAGTTCTGGCACGTACCGCCCAAGGCTGA
- a CDS encoding DUF2062 domain-containing protein, with protein sequence MSGLLHRLSVFLHRQMPTHAQLEANRFTAPFARRQELFRFTRRSVPRGMAVGMFIGIFALIPGVQIVGAALMCVPFRGNIPLAAAVTFVSNPATTLLIILPLAVAIGNSFGYHADIATVNTMVKEGAGIEQWWHWLLSDTAPAVVIGLFIQSVIAAFVSYFLTVWFWRWWIGHKHRARRNRPLRERADAGSETPA encoded by the coding sequence GTGAGCGGCCTTCTCCATCGTCTTTCGGTCTTCCTGCACCGCCAGATGCCGACGCACGCGCAGCTGGAGGCAAACCGCTTCACCGCGCCTTTCGCGCGTCGCCAGGAACTGTTCCGCTTCACCCGCCGGTCCGTGCCGCGCGGCATGGCAGTGGGGATGTTCATCGGCATCTTTGCTTTGATCCCCGGTGTGCAGATCGTTGGCGCGGCGCTGATGTGCGTGCCGTTTCGCGGCAATATCCCGCTGGCAGCGGCAGTGACCTTCGTCAGCAACCCCGCGACGACACTGCTCATCATCCTCCCGCTCGCCGTCGCCATAGGCAACAGCTTCGGCTACCATGCCGACATCGCCACGGTGAACACCATGGTCAAAGAGGGCGCGGGGATCGAACAATGGTGGCACTGGCTGCTTTCCGACACGGCTCCGGCAGTGGTGATCGGCCTATTCATCCAGTCCGTCATCGCTGCCTTCGTCAGCTATTTCCTGACGGTGTGGTTCTGGCGCTGGTGGATCGGGCACAAGCACCGCGCGCGCCGCAACCGCCCTCTGCGGGAGCGCGCCGACGCCGGATCGGAAACTCCTGCGTGA
- the smpB gene encoding SsrA-binding protein SmpB: MARPQNSLFDKVKTVAENRKARFDYHIEDKFEAGIALTGTEVKSLRFGEGSIAESFAEIRGGECWLVNANVPEFSHGNRFNHVPKRPRKLLMHEREISRLQGAVERKGMTLVPLSIYFNSRGRAKVELALAKGKNAADKRQTIKDRDWKRDQARIMRDHG, encoded by the coding sequence ATGGCACGCCCTCAGAACTCCCTATTCGACAAGGTCAAGACCGTAGCCGAGAACCGGAAGGCTCGGTTCGACTATCATATCGAGGACAAGTTCGAGGCGGGAATCGCCCTGACCGGCACCGAGGTGAAGTCGCTCCGTTTCGGCGAGGGTTCGATCGCCGAATCCTTTGCCGAAATTCGCGGCGGGGAGTGCTGGCTGGTCAACGCCAACGTGCCCGAATTCAGCCACGGCAACCGCTTCAACCATGTGCCCAAGCGGCCGCGCAAGCTGCTGATGCATGAGCGCGAAATCTCGCGCCTGCAGGGTGCCGTGGAGCGCAAGGGCATGACGCTGGTGCCGCTGTCGATCTACTTCAACAGCCGCGGCCGCGCCAAGGTCGAGCTCGCACTCGCCAAGGGCAAGAACGCCGCCGACAAGCGTCAGACCATCAAGGACCGCGACTGGAAGCGCGATCAGGCCCGCATCATGCGCGACCATGGCTGA
- a CDS encoding alpha/beta hydrolase family protein: MGRTLRSALPAALLIAQSPLLAAAVEPPPLDAYGELPRVEDAAIAPDGGSIASVVQVKGDRRVLVIDKDDKLIFNASSGASKVRAIEWADSDTILLTNSATVPLYGFTTDKAELNGTIILPMKPGGEAGMVFGKGDKIARTTRGRYGIRTIEGRTVGYFGGIALDNSGGEPRFVHSRTTLYAVDIKTNRPRLAAPAASEGHYRDWLVDASGAASVILDISEESGLWKIYRTKGGELVRGIDPTGDVSLICFGKGGSTVIYRIEDAEGNQRWFEVPLAGGEAAEIFANVSLDRIFVDRRSGNLIGHRLSDENHTTVMDDRAHQSALTRIFRAFSGREPRLIDWTPEFSKVLLRTSGNNDSGTWYLVDVAQRQANPIGTERPDINPEQVGPISLIPYKAQDGLEMEGVLTLPPGREAKNLPLIMLPHGGPASHDTVSFDWWAQAFASRGYAVFQPNFRGSTGSSDAFRHAGDGEWGRKMQTDISDGLAELVKRGMVDPKRACIVGASYGGYAALAGVTLQQGLYRCAVSVAGVADIKLMYSTDLRESGDSKMLSKSLREQLGDPKRYDEVSPRRFGERADAPVLLIHGKDDTVVPYRQSLVMADALKDAGKPYEMVTLPGEDHWLSREETRKRMLAETMRFVQKHNPAD, from the coding sequence ATGGGCAGGACACTTCGCTCGGCGTTGCCGGCTGCGCTTCTTATCGCGCAGTCGCCGCTTCTCGCGGCCGCCGTCGAACCGCCGCCGCTCGACGCCTATGGCGAACTGCCGCGCGTGGAAGATGCCGCGATCGCGCCGGACGGCGGGTCCATCGCCAGCGTTGTGCAGGTCAAGGGCGACCGCCGCGTTCTCGTCATCGACAAGGACGACAAGCTGATCTTCAACGCCTCTTCCGGCGCCAGCAAGGTCCGCGCGATCGAGTGGGCAGACAGCGACACCATCCTCCTCACCAACAGCGCCACCGTACCGCTCTACGGCTTCACCACCGACAAGGCCGAACTCAACGGGACGATCATCCTTCCCATGAAACCGGGCGGCGAAGCGGGGATGGTGTTCGGCAAAGGAGACAAGATCGCCCGAACCACGCGAGGCCGCTACGGCATTCGGACCATCGAAGGGCGCACGGTCGGCTATTTCGGCGGCATCGCGCTCGACAACAGTGGCGGCGAACCCCGGTTCGTCCACAGCCGCACGACGCTTTACGCCGTCGATATCAAGACCAACCGCCCTCGGCTCGCCGCTCCAGCAGCATCGGAAGGGCATTACCGCGACTGGCTGGTGGATGCGTCAGGCGCAGCGTCGGTGATCCTCGACATTTCCGAAGAATCGGGGCTCTGGAAGATCTACCGAACCAAGGGTGGAGAACTCGTTCGCGGCATCGATCCGACCGGTGACGTCAGCCTGATCTGCTTCGGCAAGGGCGGATCGACGGTGATCTACCGGATCGAGGATGCCGAGGGGAACCAGCGGTGGTTCGAAGTGCCGCTGGCGGGTGGCGAGGCTGCGGAAATCTTCGCGAATGTCTCGCTTGACCGGATCTTCGTCGACCGTCGCTCCGGCAACCTGATCGGCCACCGCCTGTCCGATGAGAACCACACCACGGTGATGGACGACCGCGCGCACCAGAGCGCCCTCACCCGCATATTCAGAGCGTTTTCCGGCCGCGAGCCCCGGTTGATCGACTGGACGCCGGAGTTCTCGAAAGTCCTTCTGCGTACCAGCGGCAACAACGACAGCGGAACCTGGTATCTCGTCGACGTGGCGCAGCGCCAGGCAAACCCGATCGGCACCGAACGGCCGGACATCAACCCCGAGCAGGTCGGGCCGATCTCCCTGATCCCCTACAAGGCGCAGGACGGTCTGGAGATGGAAGGCGTGCTGACGCTGCCGCCTGGGCGCGAAGCGAAGAACCTGCCCCTTATCATGCTCCCCCACGGCGGCCCGGCTTCGCATGACACCGTATCGTTCGACTGGTGGGCGCAGGCCTTCGCCTCGCGCGGCTATGCGGTGTTCCAGCCGAACTTCCGCGGCTCGACCGGCTCAAGCGACGCCTTCCGCCATGCAGGCGATGGCGAATGGGGCCGCAAGATGCAGACCGACATCTCGGACGGCCTCGCGGAGCTGGTAAAGCGCGGCATGGTCGACCCGAAGCGCGCGTGCATCGTCGGGGCGAGCTACGGCGGCTACGCCGCGCTGGCTGGAGTCACGCTGCAGCAAGGCCTTTACCGCTGCGCCGTCTCGGTCGCGGGCGTCGCCGACATCAAGCTGATGTACTCCACCGACCTTCGCGAAAGCGGCGATTCGAAGATGCTGAGCAAATCCCTGCGCGAGCAGCTCGGCGATCCGAAACGCTACGATGAGGTGTCACCCCGCCGTTTCGGCGAGCGCGCCGATGCGCCCGTGCTGCTGATCCACGGCAAGGATGACACCGTCGTGCCTTACCGCCAGAGCCTCGTCATGGCCGACGCCCTGAAGGACGCGGGCAAGCCTTACGAGATGGTCACGTTGCCCGGAGAGGACCACTGGCTGTCGCGCGAGGAGACGCGCAAACGCATGCTCGCAGAGACCATGCGCTTCGTGCAAAAGCACAACCCGGCGGATTGA
- the dapA gene encoding 4-hydroxy-tetrahydrodipicolinate synthase — MFSGSIPALVTPFRDGAFDEQAFRRLVDWQIESGSSALVPCGTTGENSTLSNAEHHRVIEVCIEQAAGRVPIIAGCGSNDTMNALLHMNFSKKCGAAAALLVAPYYNRPSQAGLLAHFSYLAENNDLPIVLYNVPGRTVTDLLPETVCELARRFPGRFIGIKDASGDLSRVTDHRMGIGKDFVQLCGDDELALPFNAAGGVGCISVTANVAPALCAEFQAACAANDLEKARELNDRLYPLHYAMFEDSSPGPCKYALAQVHDWIENELRLPLVPCGDSARKSVDEALVHAGLV, encoded by the coding sequence ATGTTCTCCGGCTCGATTCCCGCGCTTGTCACACCGTTTCGCGATGGGGCGTTCGACGAACAGGCCTTCCGGCGGCTGGTGGACTGGCAGATCGAATCGGGTTCCTCGGCGCTCGTTCCCTGCGGAACGACGGGCGAGAACTCGACGCTTTCGAACGCCGAGCATCATCGCGTGATCGAAGTCTGCATCGAGCAGGCGGCTGGCCGCGTGCCGATCATCGCCGGTTGCGGCAGCAACGATACGATGAACGCGCTGCTGCATATGAACTTCTCGAAGAAGTGCGGCGCCGCCGCCGCGCTGCTGGTCGCGCCCTATTACAACCGACCGAGCCAGGCGGGTCTGCTGGCGCACTTCAGCTATCTCGCCGAGAACAACGACTTGCCGATCGTGCTATACAACGTGCCGGGCCGGACCGTCACCGACCTGCTGCCCGAGACGGTCTGCGAACTTGCCCGCCGTTTTCCGGGCCGCTTCATCGGCATCAAGGACGCCAGCGGCGACCTCAGCCGCGTGACCGATCACCGCATGGGCATCGGCAAGGACTTCGTGCAGCTTTGCGGTGATGACGAACTGGCGCTGCCATTCAACGCAGCGGGCGGCGTCGGCTGCATCTCCGTGACCGCCAATGTCGCACCCGCGCTCTGCGCCGAATTCCAGGCCGCCTGCGCCGCCAACGATCTCGAAAAGGCGCGCGAACTCAACGACCGGCTCTACCCGCTGCACTACGCCATGTTCGAGGACAGCTCGCCGGGGCCGTGCAAGTACGCGCTGGCGCAGGTCCACGACTGGATCGAGAACGAACTGCGCCTGCCGCTCGTCCCCTGCGGCGACTCTGCCCGCAAGTCGGTCGACGAGGCGCTGGTCCACGCCGGACTGGTCTGA
- a CDS encoding lytic transglycosylase domain-containing protein, with amino-acid sequence MSSMLRATHLMLSISFAVLATPAFAQYAPPAASDGREWDAARAQSMQSHDMAVHQSIDRWKLLSSNDRMGFSAYTSFLLTYPGYPQQDKIRGYAEKALLTESPAPQTVVDYFDRFAPLGSRAAGRYAVALSSLRRADAQTSAVAAWRKGALIDADEAALLGLYRNQFTTADHDARMDALLWQGETAQAERQISFVSAARRSEFMERLTLMQGSAPGTLGVTLPPSIASDPGYVYNRAVQARRSGNQSGAVALLANRPPLSGPVPQPELWVRELLTAARAADATSAVKIAASIDDAFAPGTDVSRQSYRVRDDYTTLVWLGGTKALWSLGNSRQAAPLFYRYGAAAQTPGTRSKGFYWAGRALAMAGDTAGANRYFEMAAQYPQYFYGQLSLERLGRPIPNLDTRPTAVPSAAQRASFTALPITQAVRDVARDAEWRTGVQFYKEIADQAQTAEDYVLVADLAQQIGRRDLAVIMGQSAHAGGFDQFGKISFPLVPTPQGTDWTMVHALSRQESQFAQNALSHAGARGLMQLMPGTAREQAGKMGLAYNEGSLVTDPSYNILLGDGYFRRMKDYYGGALPLAIAAYNAGPGNVNKWLRANGDPRTGSIEWLDWLEQIPIYETKNYVQRVLENAVVYETMYPEKSDYNGANKLSRLMPGKRSPG; translated from the coding sequence ATGTCCAGCATGTTGCGCGCCACCCACCTGATGCTGAGCATTTCTTTCGCCGTTCTAGCCACTCCCGCATTCGCGCAATACGCGCCGCCCGCCGCTAGCGACGGGCGCGAGTGGGATGCGGCGCGGGCGCAGTCGATGCAGTCGCACGACATGGCGGTCCACCAGTCGATCGACCGCTGGAAACTGCTGTCGAGCAACGACCGCATGGGCTTCTCCGCCTACACCAGCTTCCTTCTGACCTATCCGGGCTATCCGCAGCAGGACAAGATCCGTGGCTATGCGGAAAAGGCGCTGCTGACCGAGTCCCCCGCGCCGCAGACGGTGGTCGACTACTTCGACCGCTTCGCACCGCTCGGCAGCCGCGCCGCCGGGCGATACGCGGTGGCGCTGTCGAGCCTGCGCCGCGCCGATGCGCAGACGAGCGCCGTCGCCGCCTGGCGCAAGGGTGCGCTGATCGACGCGGACGAGGCCGCGCTCCTCGGCCTCTATCGCAACCAGTTCACCACTGCCGACCACGATGCGCGCATGGACGCCCTGCTGTGGCAGGGCGAGACGGCGCAAGCGGAGCGGCAGATTTCCTTCGTCTCGGCCGCGCGGCGGTCCGAGTTCATGGAACGGCTGACGCTCATGCAGGGATCGGCCCCCGGCACTCTGGGCGTGACGCTGCCGCCGTCGATCGCCTCCGATCCCGGCTACGTCTACAACCGCGCGGTGCAAGCGCGGCGCAGCGGCAACCAGTCCGGTGCGGTGGCGCTTCTCGCCAATCGCCCGCCGCTGTCCGGGCCGGTCCCCCAGCCCGAACTGTGGGTGCGTGAACTGCTGACAGCAGCACGGGCCGCCGACGCGACCAGCGCGGTGAAGATAGCCGCTTCCATCGACGATGCCTTCGCGCCGGGCACCGACGTCAGCCGCCAGTCCTATCGCGTGCGCGACGACTACACGACGCTCGTCTGGCTCGGCGGCACCAAGGCGCTGTGGAGCCTCGGCAATTCCCGGCAGGCAGCGCCGCTGTTCTATCGCTACGGCGCTGCGGCGCAGACTCCAGGGACGCGCTCGAAAGGCTTCTACTGGGCCGGTCGCGCGCTGGCGATGGCGGGCGATACGGCGGGCGCGAACCGCTACTTCGAGATGGCGGCGCAGTATCCGCAGTACTTCTACGGGCAGCTTTCGCTTGAAAGACTGGGACGGCCGATCCCCAACCTCGATACCCGCCCGACCGCCGTGCCGAGCGCAGCACAGCGCGCCTCGTTCACCGCGCTGCCGATCACGCAGGCGGTGCGCGATGTCGCGCGCGATGCGGAATGGCGCACCGGCGTCCAGTTCTACAAGGAGATCGCCGATCAGGCGCAGACCGCCGAGGACTACGTGCTCGTCGCCGATCTCGCGCAGCAGATCGGCCGCCGCGACCTTGCCGTCATCATGGGCCAGAGCGCGCATGCAGGCGGGTTCGACCAGTTCGGCAAGATCTCCTTCCCGCTGGTGCCGACACCGCAGGGAACTGACTGGACGATGGTCCATGCCCTCTCCCGGCAGGAGAGCCAGTTCGCGCAGAACGCGCTGAGCCACGCCGGTGCGCGCGGGTTGATGCAGTTGATGCCGGGCACCGCGCGCGAGCAGGCAGGCAAGATGGGGCTCGCCTACAACGAGGGCTCGCTCGTCACCGATCCGAGCTACAACATCCTGCTCGGCGACGGCTATTTCCGCCGCATGAAGGACTACTACGGCGGCGCGCTGCCGCTTGCCATCGCCGCCTACAACGCAGGCCCTGGCAACGTGAACAAGTGGCTGCGCGCCAACGGAGACCCGCGCACCGGCTCGATCGAGTGGCTCGACTGGCTGGAGCAGATCCCGATCTACGAGACCAAGAACTACGTCCAGCGGGTGCTTGAGAACGCCGTCGTCTACGAGACGATGTACCCGGAGAAATCCGACTACAACGGCGCCAACAAGCTGTCCCGCCTGATGCCGGGCAAGCGTTCGCCCGGCTGA